Proteins encoded by one window of Desulfovibrio inopinatus DSM 10711:
- a CDS encoding helix-turn-helix transcriptional regulator has product MMVKLDKTDSLFCLCTTCQTCIEQCVMRTTEPGSLHVRTRAKEIIERRASGEFSHLIDKYWYVPRHEGTDQRAFEIIPDGSFDLIFILGETFCRLLFLGPFTRKVFLPIRNSHEYFCIRFHPGRVPQLATCIRSAELVNNGIYLSELLGIETCFLCEHLYVLANFDSKQQFIENIFRKVGLESTVPRNRFQRLAEHVLSFQGQIRVDELASDSGMSCRTLERLFKDEVGIPPKAFIRMIRLQKAVEKLRMGSYGRLTDIAYDSGYTDQSHFIKDFKQLFGDLPSSATPLSSVAFLQFEASDPGHFMAHTAPTESH; this is encoded by the coding sequence ATGATGGTCAAACTCGACAAGACCGATTCCCTGTTTTGCCTCTGTACAACGTGTCAAACCTGTATCGAACAATGTGTCATGAGAACCACGGAGCCCGGTTCATTGCACGTGAGAACGCGGGCAAAAGAGATTATAGAACGTCGGGCGAGTGGCGAATTCAGTCATCTCATCGATAAATACTGGTATGTTCCACGACACGAAGGAACAGATCAGCGTGCTTTTGAAATTATCCCGGATGGCAGTTTTGATCTGATCTTTATACTCGGCGAAACATTTTGCCGACTCCTTTTCCTCGGTCCGTTTACCCGAAAAGTTTTCTTACCCATTCGCAACTCACACGAGTATTTCTGTATCAGATTCCACCCTGGGCGGGTTCCGCAGCTCGCAACCTGCATTCGCTCGGCGGAGCTCGTCAACAACGGCATTTACCTCTCCGAATTGCTCGGCATCGAAACGTGCTTTTTGTGCGAACATCTCTACGTTTTGGCCAACTTTGATTCCAAACAACAGTTTATTGAAAATATCTTCCGCAAGGTCGGGCTGGAATCGACTGTTCCGCGCAATAGATTCCAGCGACTAGCGGAACACGTCTTGTCTTTCCAAGGTCAAATTCGGGTGGATGAACTTGCTTCCGACAGTGGGATGAGCTGCCGAACATTAGAACGGCTTTTCAAAGACGAAGTGGGAATTCCGCCCAAAGCCTTTATCCGCATGATCCGGCTCCAAAAAGCTGTCGAAAAATTGCGAATGGGGTCGTATGGACGTCTCACCGACATCGCCTACGATAGCGGATACACCGACCAGTCACACTTCATTAAGGATTTCAAGCAACTCTTCGGCGATCTCCCCAGTTCCGCCACGCCACTCTCTTCTGTCGCGTTTTTACAATTCGAAGCGTCCGATCCAGGGCATTTCATGGCTCACACGGCACCCACCGAAAGTCATTGA